Proteins encoded by one window of Syntrophales bacterium:
- the cobO gene encoding cob(I)yrinic acid a,c-diamide adenosyltransferase — protein MSQNIIEETVAKYNRGIVYVLTGNGKGKTTAAIGQALRSIGHGKKVMMIQFMKGKKYGEVLAAERHLPEFTILQSGLDSFVMRGNPAPVDVELARRGLELARNATLSGEYDLVILDEINVALDFQLIPVEDVIKLIKNKPPHVDLILTGRYAPKEILDIADTVSEILEIKHHYNQGIKERAGMEF, from the coding sequence ATGTCCCAAAACATAATCGAGGAAACTGTTGCAAAGTACAACCGCGGCATTGTCTACGTGTTAACCGGCAACGGCAAAGGTAAAACGACAGCCGCTATTGGCCAAGCGTTACGATCAATAGGTCATGGCAAGAAAGTAATGATGATTCAGTTCATGAAAGGGAAAAAATACGGTGAAGTACTCGCGGCAGAAAGGCATCTTCCAGAATTCACCATTCTTCAGAGTGGCCTTGATAGTTTTGTAATGAGAGGAAACCCGGCTCCCGTGGATGTGGAACTTGCACGTCGGGGGTTGGAACTAGCACGAAATGCCACATTATCGGGAGAATACGATCTAGTAATTTTAGACGAAATTAATGTAGCTCTAGATTTTCAGCTTATACCCGTGGAAGATGTGATTAAACTTATAAAAAACAAACCCCCCCATGTTGATCTGATTCTCACAGGACGTTACGCACCAAAGGAAATCCTAGACATAGCAGATACGGTAAGCGAAATATTGGAAATAAAGCATCATTATAACCAGGGCATCAAAGAACGGGCTGGTATGGAGTTTTAG
- a CDS encoding DUF2284 domain-containing protein, which yields MKLIPATSVIVDERVRLKCQVPLCDSFHKNLMCPPFVISVDEFRRVLKAYKRGLLLQVTARIGEKGNNREEVYTHARRLHEIVNIGEREAFHLGFRFAAGFIGGCCHLCEQCVAVEGSRMCRHPFRARPSMEAVGIDVQATLEAVGLSPSVFPINNYVTWTGLILLD from the coding sequence GTGAAACTAATTCCCGCGACATCCGTGATAGTGGATGAAAGGGTTCGCTTAAAATGCCAAGTACCCCTCTGCGATAGTTTCCATAAAAACCTCATGTGTCCCCCTTTCGTAATATCCGTTGACGAATTCCGTCGTGTCCTTAAAGCATACAAAAGGGGACTCTTATTACAGGTCACAGCTAGAATCGGAGAAAAAGGTAATAACCGGGAAGAAGTGTATACTCATGCCAGGCGCCTTCACGAAATCGTAAACATAGGAGAGAGAGAGGCATTCCATCTGGGCTTCCGCTTCGCTGCTGGTTTCATAGGAGGTTGCTGCCACTTGTGTGAGCAATGCGTGGCTGTCGAGGGAAGTAGAATGTGCCGCCACCCCTTCCGTGCTCGTCCATCCATGGAAGCGGTAGGTATTGACGTTCAGGCCACTTTAGAAGCTGTGGGACTTTCCCCTTCAGTTTTCCCAATTAACAATTATGTTACCTGGACAGGTCTTATTCTTTTAGATTAG
- a CDS encoding 3-keto-5-aminohexanoate cleavage protein, with protein MKEKAIITAAITGSIHTPGMTPYLPITPKEIADEAVRSYEAGAAICHIHARDPHTGRPSPDINIMREIITSIKSRCDIVICVTTGGGLGMTVEERVRPVSVFKPELASFNAGSINFALFHTLQKYKNFKFDWEKQYLAITEDFIFPNTFKSMREFARIFAESDTKAEFEIYDAAMVNNVAFMIENGQTKKPVYIQFVMGVLGGITPSPENLRFLVEYSKKLIGEFEFSVCVAGRAQFAMCTQALLLGGHCRVGLEDNLYLDKGRLAKSNAEQVEKIIRIARELGIEPATPEEARKILGLKGKDKVNF; from the coding sequence ATGAAGGAAAAGGCGATTATTACTGCGGCCATCACGGGAAGCATCCACACTCCGGGAATGACACCTTATCTCCCCATTACACCAAAGGAAATAGCAGATGAGGCCGTAAGGTCATACGAAGCTGGGGCAGCAATATGTCATATACATGCTCGCGACCCACATACGGGACGACCGTCTCCCGATATAAACATTATGCGTGAAATTATCACATCCATCAAAAGCCGATGTGATATAGTAATCTGCGTCACCACCGGAGGTGGTCTGGGTATGACAGTCGAAGAAAGGGTACGCCCCGTGTCTGTCTTTAAACCCGAACTTGCTTCCTTTAACGCCGGATCCATAAATTTTGCTCTTTTTCATACCTTACAGAAATACAAAAACTTCAAATTTGACTGGGAAAAACAGTACCTTGCAATAACGGAAGACTTCATCTTCCCCAATACTTTCAAATCCATGCGCGAGTTCGCCCGAATCTTTGCTGAAAGTGATACAAAAGCAGAATTCGAAATATACGATGCAGCAATGGTAAACAATGTCGCCTTCATGATCGAAAACGGTCAGACAAAAAAACCTGTCTACATACAGTTCGTGATGGGTGTACTAGGCGGCATTACTCCCAGTCCAGAAAACCTCAGATTTTTGGTTGAATACTCAAAAAAATTGATTGGAGAATTCGAATTCTCGGTTTGTGTGGCCGGTCGTGCCCAATTTGCCATGTGCACGCAGGCCCTTCTCCTCGGCGGACACTGCAGGGTGGGACTTGAAGACAACCTCTACCTAGACAAGGGGAGATTAGCAAAGAGCAATGCCGAGCAGGTGGAAAAAATCATCCGCATTGCCAGAGAGTTGGGCATTGAACCAGCAACACCAGAAGAAGCCAGAAAAATACTGGGGTTAAAAGGAAAAGACAAAGTTAATTTCTGA
- a CDS encoding TIGR00366 family protein, which translates to MIRRLAQFFTYIMRHFLPDAYLFAILLTFLSAILALLFTEASFMKVITDWGKGVYGIVAFAMQMVLVLVTGYCLALTVPARRFLDWVASLATTPVKGAMITAFVASVAGFINWGFGLILGGFCALEIARRTKKSDFPILIAAAYTGLGIWHMGFSGSIPLLIATPKHTMNLIEKASGVVTPISNSILAPWNIIPAIFLLLTIPLLFYFMYPREEDRHYLTSEKAEALLGETVHVERPAEPTLAERIDHSYIINGIFALMGVIYLYNHFSTKGLDLNLDIVIFLFFMAGVILHGKPINYVQAMNIAIRSCGGIALQFPLYGGIMGIMINTGLAKVIANWFVTISTKETFYMFQYWAAGLINMFVPSGGGQWAVQGPITVEAAKMMNIDMVKSSMMVAWGDQWTNMIQPFWALPLLGLSGLSARDIMGYTTMVLIWMGIVLSIVALAMGFGYF; encoded by the coding sequence ATGATAAGGAGACTTGCGCAGTTTTTTACGTACATCATGAGGCATTTCCTGCCTGATGCTTACCTTTTCGCCATTTTATTAACCTTTCTATCCGCCATCCTGGCCCTTCTGTTCACCGAAGCGAGTTTCATGAAGGTGATAACAGATTGGGGTAAGGGGGTCTATGGCATTGTGGCGTTTGCCATGCAGATGGTTCTCGTTCTTGTTACAGGTTACTGCCTCGCACTTACGGTTCCTGCGAGAAGGTTTCTCGATTGGGTAGCCTCCCTAGCCACCACTCCAGTTAAAGGCGCCATGATCACGGCTTTTGTTGCAAGCGTCGCCGGATTTATAAACTGGGGTTTTGGTCTTATCCTCGGCGGATTTTGTGCATTGGAAATCGCCCGGAGAACTAAAAAATCCGATTTTCCAATTCTAATTGCCGCCGCATACACTGGTCTAGGCATATGGCACATGGGATTTTCCGGTTCCATTCCTCTGCTTATTGCCACGCCCAAGCACACCATGAACCTGATAGAGAAAGCAAGTGGGGTTGTAACGCCAATCAGCAATTCAATCCTAGCGCCGTGGAATATTATTCCAGCCATCTTTCTCCTGTTAACCATTCCGCTTCTTTTCTACTTCATGTACCCCCGGGAGGAAGATCGCCATTACCTTACCTCGGAGAAAGCCGAAGCACTTCTCGGTGAAACAGTACATGTAGAAAGACCAGCAGAGCCCACACTCGCAGAAAGAATAGACCACAGCTACATTATCAATGGAATATTTGCTCTTATGGGTGTAATTTACCTATACAACCACTTTAGCACTAAAGGACTAGATTTGAATCTTGATATAGTTATCTTCCTCTTCTTCATGGCCGGTGTTATACTCCACGGAAAACCCATAAACTACGTCCAGGCCATGAACATCGCAATAAGGTCCTGTGGTGGTATTGCCCTGCAATTCCCTCTCTACGGCGGTATCATGGGAATCATGATAAACACGGGATTAGCCAAGGTTATAGCCAACTGGTTCGTGACCATATCCACCAAAGAGACATTTTACATGTTCCAGTACTGGGCAGCTGGATTGATAAATATGTTTGTTCCATCAGGTGGAGGACAGTGGGCCGTTCAGGGTCCCATCACCGTCGAGGCCGCAAAGATGATGAATATTGATATGGTAAAATCATCAATGATGGTGGCTTGGGGTGACCAGTGGACAAACATGATACAACCTTTCTGGGCTCTACCGCTTTTAGGATTGTCTGGTCTCTCTGCACGGGATATCATGGGTTACACCACCATGGTACTTATATGGATGGGTATAGTGCTCAGCATAGTTGCTCTCGCGATGGGATTTGGATACTTCTAA
- a CDS encoding TrkH family potassium uptake protein, translated as MNFRLISRLIAMLVIFLGVFMLLPLCVSFFYEESCVTSLFFSFLLTISIGSLLYFLSRGQEDDYLSHRDGVLVVAGGWIVSGLVATLPYILSGSIPSFTDALFESVSGFTTTGSSILTNLEVLPKGILLWRSQTQWLGGMGIIVLTIAVLPFLGVGGMQLYKAETPSPVVDKLTPRIAETAAALWKIYVVFTLFEIFFLLLGGLTFFEAVCHAFTTLPTGGFSTRNASIGAFGSYYTECVFVFFMFISGMSFTLHYRFISGNRRVYLKDPEFKTYLCMVLFFVGAVTIDLFLEMEKGFFESFREAIFQVVSIITTTGYVTVDFEKWPVFSQYILLICMFLGCMAGSTGGGIKIMRFILLVRHAYLEIVRIIHPHATTVVKFGNLPVPQHILRSVWGFFLLYLIIFVMASLLLAVLGLDMISSIAAVATCLGNVGPGLGVVGPMDNFALIPQTGKWILIFCMLLGRLEIYTVIVLIVPAFWRR; from the coding sequence ATGAATTTCCGACTCATTTCTCGTCTTATTGCCATGCTTGTTATTTTTCTGGGTGTTTTTATGCTTCTCCCTCTCTGTGTATCTTTTTTTTACGAGGAAAGTTGTGTGACGTCTCTGTTTTTTTCATTCCTCTTAACAATCTCAATTGGTAGTTTGCTGTATTTTTTAAGCCGGGGACAAGAGGATGATTATCTCAGCCATCGTGACGGTGTACTGGTAGTAGCTGGAGGCTGGATTGTTTCAGGTCTTGTTGCAACGCTACCTTATATCCTCTCCGGTTCGATACCATCATTCACTGATGCCCTTTTTGAAAGTGTTTCTGGTTTCACAACCACAGGTTCAAGCATTCTAACCAACTTGGAGGTTCTCCCCAAAGGGATACTACTGTGGAGATCTCAGACACAGTGGCTTGGGGGGATGGGCATTATTGTTCTAACCATTGCTGTTTTGCCATTTCTTGGTGTTGGGGGAATGCAGCTTTACAAGGCCGAGACTCCAAGCCCTGTTGTTGATAAACTGACTCCCAGAATTGCTGAGACAGCTGCAGCACTGTGGAAGATCTACGTTGTTTTTACTCTCTTTGAGATTTTTTTTCTGCTCCTCGGTGGTCTTACTTTTTTTGAGGCGGTTTGCCATGCCTTTACCACACTGCCCACGGGAGGTTTCTCCACGAGAAATGCCAGTATTGGTGCTTTCGGAAGTTATTACACCGAATGTGTTTTTGTTTTCTTCATGTTCATTTCGGGAATGAGCTTTACCCTCCATTACAGGTTTATATCGGGTAACCGACGTGTATATCTGAAGGATCCAGAGTTCAAAACGTACTTATGCATGGTTCTTTTTTTTGTGGGGGCAGTGACAATCGATCTTTTTTTGGAAATGGAGAAAGGTTTTTTTGAATCTTTTCGGGAAGCTATTTTTCAAGTTGTATCCATTATTACAACCACAGGGTATGTAACAGTTGATTTTGAGAAGTGGCCTGTCTTTTCTCAGTATATCCTTCTAATCTGTATGTTTTTAGGTTGTATGGCAGGTTCTACAGGGGGAGGGATAAAAATTATGCGTTTTATTCTGCTCGTTCGCCACGCCTATTTAGAGATAGTGAGGATCATTCATCCCCATGCTACTACTGTGGTTAAGTTCGGAAACCTTCCCGTACCTCAGCACATTCTCAGAAGCGTATGGGGCTTTTTTCTTTTGTACCTTATTATTTTTGTTATGGCATCACTACTTCTTGCCGTTCTTGGCCTAGACATGATTTCATCTATAGCGGCTGTAGCGACCTGTTTAGGTAACGTTGGTCCTGGTCTGGGGGTTGTGGGACCAATGGACAACTTCGCGCTTATTCCACAGACGGGCAAGTGGATATTGATATTCTGTATGCTTCTTGGGCGGTTGGAGATCTATACGGTGATTGTACTTATAGTTCCTGCTTTCTGGCGTAGATGA